A stretch of Clostridium sp. BJN0001 DNA encodes these proteins:
- a CDS encoding 3'-5' exonuclease → MKLLFFDTETTSIKPGSICQLSYITVDASAKPQITKGHNYFFSVDEMDPSAQEVHGFSMEKLYELSNGQYFEDLYENFINDFKEADFLIGHNVNFDIKFLKHELECLGEIFIPKDKFCTMAYYKNICDIKNPNGNTKNPRLSEVVDFLKITENDISEHSKKLFQSSEAYHDARFDTTATYLTVIYGLKKGFIKRGYFSNILKNK, encoded by the coding sequence ATGAAATTATTATTTTTTGATACTGAAACTACAAGCATAAAACCTGGCAGCATTTGTCAGCTTAGTTATATTACTGTAGATGCATCAGCAAAACCTCAAATAACAAAAGGACATAACTATTTCTTTTCAGTTGATGAAATGGATCCTTCAGCTCAAGAAGTTCATGGTTTTTCAATGGAAAAACTTTATGAATTGTCAAATGGACAGTATTTTGAAGATTTATATGAGAATTTTATAAATGATTTTAAAGAAGCTGATTTCTTAATTGGACACAATGTAAATTTTGATATAAAATTTTTAAAACATGAACTTGAATGTCTTGGAGAAATCTTTATACCTAAAGATAAATTCTGTACAATGGCATATTATAAAAATATATGTGACATAAAAAATCCAAATGGAAACACAAAAAATCCACGTCTTTCTGAAGTCGTAGACTTTTTAAAGATAACAGAAAATGATATCTCAGAGCATTCTAAAAAATTATTCCAAAGTTCTGAAGCATATCATGATGCAAGATTTGATACAACAGCTACATATCTTACTGTAATTTATGGACTAAAAAAGGGATTTATAAAAAGAGGATATTTTTCAAATATTCTTAAAAACAAGTAG
- a CDS encoding L-lactate dehydrogenase, with amino-acid sequence MLKTKRKISIIGAGFVGATTAYSLMQSGVATEICINDINMDRAMGEAMDLVHGTSFVKPVKIYAGSLSETKDSDIVIITAGAAQKEGETRLDLIDKNYKIFKSFIPQVAKFSPNAVLLVLSNPCDVLAYITYKLSGFPKERVIGSGTVLDTSRLKYVIGKYFEVSDNNVHAYVLGEHGDSEVVSWSTATIAGQSFEECAKEFDLEWDDEIKRVIEQDVKDAAYEIISRKKATYFAVALATTRIAQALLRDENTILTVSTLLEGQYGISDVHLAIPTLLNSKGAVKIVNPPIKSPAELKKLRDSADVLKSHIKKVLEQDNL; translated from the coding sequence ATGTTAAAAACAAAACGTAAAATTTCAATAATAGGTGCAGGATTTGTAGGAGCAACTACAGCTTACTCACTTATGCAAAGCGGTGTCGCAACAGAAATATGTATAAATGATATAAATATGGATAGAGCTATGGGTGAGGCAATGGATCTTGTTCATGGAACTTCTTTTGTAAAACCAGTTAAAATATATGCTGGAAGTTTATCTGAAACAAAGGATTCAGATATAGTAATTATAACAGCAGGAGCTGCACAAAAAGAAGGAGAAACAAGACTTGATTTAATTGATAAGAATTATAAGATTTTTAAAAGCTTTATACCACAAGTTGCAAAGTTTAGTCCAAATGCAGTTTTACTTGTATTATCAAATCCATGTGATGTTTTAGCATACATAACATATAAGTTATCAGGTTTTCCAAAAGAAAGAGTAATTGGTTCAGGAACAGTTCTTGATACATCAAGACTTAAGTATGTAATTGGAAAATACTTTGAGGTAAGTGATAATAATGTTCATGCATATGTATTAGGAGAACATGGAGATAGTGAAGTTGTAAGCTGGAGTACAGCAACTATTGCTGGACAGTCATTTGAAGAGTGCGCTAAAGAGTTTGATCTTGAATGGGATGACGAAATAAAAAGAGTAATAGAACAAGATGTTAAAGATGCAGCATATGAGATAATAAGCAGAAAGAAAGCAACATATTTTGCAGTAGCACTTGCAACAACAAGAATAGCTCAGGCATTATTAAGAGACGAAAATACAATTTTAACTGTTTCAACTCTTTTAGAAGGACAATATGGAATTTCAGATGTTCATTTAGCTATTCCAACTCTTTTAAACAGTAAGGGTGCAGTAAAAATAGTTAATCCTCCAATTAAATCTCCTGCAGAACTTAAAAAATTAAGAGATTCTGCTGATGTTTTAAAATCACATATTAAAAAAGTTTTAGAGCAAGATAACTTATAA
- the asnA gene encoding aspartate--ammonia ligase yields MKIDGVIIPEGYKSKYSLIETEVQIKKIKDFFEKTLAENLNLTRVSAPLFVEPDTGINDNLNGVERPVGFDIKIANKDVQIVQSLAKWKRYSLFRYGFKKGEGLYADMNAIRRDEEVLDNLHSVYVDQWDWEKIIDKSERNIETLKCVVNKIYDAFKKTEKFSCEELIKEEKYLPEKIFFVTTQDLEDKYPHKTPSEREDIVAKEHKAVFIMQIGGALRSGKKHDGRSPDYDDWKLNGDIIFYNPLLKRAFEVSSMGIRVDEKALDEQLKISGCDDRRNLKFHKMLLEGKLPYTIGGGIGQSRICMYFLKKAHIGEVQSSVWDEKNIKACKEHEITLL; encoded by the coding sequence ATGAAAATTGATGGTGTTATTATACCTGAAGGGTATAAAAGCAAGTATTCATTAATTGAAACAGAAGTTCAGATAAAGAAAATCAAAGATTTTTTTGAAAAAACTTTAGCTGAAAATTTAAATCTAACAAGAGTTTCTGCACCTCTTTTTGTTGAGCCTGATACAGGAATTAACGATAATTTAAATGGTGTTGAAAGACCAGTTGGTTTTGATATCAAGATAGCAAACAAAGATGTACAGATTGTGCAATCACTTGCAAAGTGGAAAAGATACAGCCTTTTTAGATATGGATTTAAAAAAGGAGAAGGTCTTTATGCAGATATGAATGCAATAAGAAGAGATGAAGAAGTTCTTGATAATCTTCATTCTGTATATGTTGATCAGTGGGACTGGGAAAAAATAATAGATAAGTCTGAAAGAAATATTGAAACATTAAAATGTGTAGTAAATAAAATATATGATGCTTTCAAGAAGACAGAAAAGTTTTCATGTGAAGAACTTATCAAAGAAGAAAAATATTTACCAGAAAAAATATTTTTTGTAACAACTCAAGACCTTGAGGATAAATATCCACATAAAACACCTTCTGAAAGAGAAGACATTGTAGCAAAAGAACATAAAGCTGTATTTATCATGCAGATTGGTGGAGCTTTAAGATCAGGAAAGAAACATGATGGAAGATCTCCTGACTATGATGATTGGAAACTTAATGGAGATATAATATTCTATAATCCTCTTCTTAAAAGAGCATTTGAAGTTTCTTCAATGGGAATAAGAGTTGATGAAAAAGCTTTAGATGAGCAGCTTAAGATATCAGGCTGTGATGATAGAAGAAATCTTAAATTCCACAAAATGCTTTTAGAAGGAAAACTTCCATATACAATTGGTGGAGGAATCGGCCAGTCAAGAATATGTATGTATTTTCTTAAAAAAGCTCATATAGGTGAAGTTCAATCTTCAGTATGGGATGAAAAGAATATAAAAGCATGTAAGGAACATGAAATAACATTATTATAA
- the ltrA gene encoding group II intron reverse transcriptase/maturase, translated as MDKSKKLQRKQKTQYRDQLMEVEVELQGKSKVPSNPMVLPNRESVNDGAFDTSRLLEEVLERNNMLSALKRVISNKGSHGVDGMKTDELREHIKKHWETIKAKLLENRYNPSPVRRKEISKPDGGIRLLGIPTVQDRLIQQAIAQVLSKIYEPLFSENSFGFRPRRGAKDAITKSKQYINQGNRWVVDMDLEKFFDKVNHDILMSKLEKKIQDKRLLALIRKYLKSGILINGVSVTSEEGTPQGGPLSPLLANIMLDELDKELERRGHKFCRYADDNNVYVKSKRAGLRVMKSMTNIIENNLKLKVNKDKSAVDFVSKRKFLGFSFYFSRSGAEIRIHEKSLKRFKEKVKFYTNRNKGISMEYRLLKLNQITRGWINYYGIANARGKLVELDKWIRRRLRACIWKQWKKISTKQRNLAKLGINKYKAWEYANTRKGYWRISKSPILNNSLNNKYLESLGFISLTQTYQMIH; from the coding sequence TTGGATAAATCAAAGAAATTGCAAAGAAAGCAGAAAACTCAATATAGAGACCAATTGATGGAAGTAGAAGTGGAACTTCAAGGTAAATCAAAGGTGCCGAGCAATCCTATGGTTTTACCAAATAGAGAAAGCGTAAACGATGGAGCATTTGATACTAGTAGATTACTTGAAGAAGTTCTAGAAAGAAATAATATGCTTTCAGCACTTAAAAGAGTAATTAGCAATAAAGGTAGCCATGGTGTCGATGGAATGAAGACCGATGAACTTCGTGAGCATATCAAGAAACACTGGGAAACAATTAAAGCTAAACTACTAGAAAATAGATATAACCCATCACCTGTAAGGAGAAAAGAAATATCCAAGCCAGATGGTGGAATTAGATTATTAGGGATACCAACTGTACAAGATAGATTGATTCAACAGGCTATTGCTCAAGTTTTATCTAAAATATATGAACCTTTATTTTCTGAAAATAGTTTCGGATTCCGTCCTCGTAGAGGAGCAAAGGATGCTATAACAAAATCAAAACAATATATAAATCAAGGAAATAGATGGGTTGTAGATATGGATTTAGAGAAATTCTTTGATAAAGTTAATCATGATATTCTTATGAGTAAACTTGAAAAGAAGATACAAGACAAAAGATTGTTAGCATTAATAAGAAAATACCTCAAAAGCGGAATTCTCATTAATGGGGTTTCAGTAACAAGTGAAGAAGGAACACCGCAAGGTGGTCCGTTAAGTCCATTATTAGCTAATATAATGTTAGATGAATTAGATAAAGAACTTGAAAGACGAGGTCACAAATTTTGCAGATATGCAGATGATAATAATGTATATGTCAAAAGTAAAAGAGCAGGACTTAGAGTAATGAAATCTATGACAAATATAATTGAAAATAATTTAAAGCTTAAAGTAAATAAGGATAAAAGTGCAGTAGACTTTGTATCTAAACGAAAATTTTTAGGATTTTCGTTTTACTTTTCGAGAAGCGGAGCAGAAATAAGAATCCATGAGAAATCCCTAAAGAGATTTAAGGAGAAGGTCAAATTCTATACTAATAGAAATAAAGGAATTAGCATGGAATACAGACTATTAAAATTAAATCAAATCACAAGAGGGTGGATTAATTATTATGGAATTGCTAACGCTCGCGGAAAGCTAGTAGAACTAGACAAATGGATTAGAAGAAGACTAAGAGCTTGCATATGGAAACAATGGAAGAAGATTAGCACTAAACAAAGAAATTTAGCTAAACTAGGAATCAATAAATACAAAGCATGGGAATATGCAAATACAAGAAAAGGCTATTGGAGAATCTCCAAAAGCCCTATACTAAACAACTCTCTAAATAATAAATACCTAGAATCTCTAGGATTTATTAGTCTAACACAAACATATCAAATGATACATTAA
- a CDS encoding MurR/RpiR family transcriptional regulator, with amino-acid sequence MKENELRKKINAVSQSSAIFKKIGKFIENNWESICFMTATEVAKKLNISQGSVSRFCSELGFVGFNEFVKIMQEIHQEGAMTAPKRLEKIKNDESGYKEIIESEKNNLNMIPEIMLKNDFKNIVDKIVKSKKVILISARLSATLLQSFEYTLSKIRDNVEIVIPGSSAWNNIVLNNPKDTFVFVISFPRYPALLLNKLKDMNDCGYEIGLMTNSMVCPLISFSKYYIEVPISYGSFFDIYTTATVLLNFIVMEAAKKIKNLEKRINELEKYEQKEITYIS; translated from the coding sequence ATGAAAGAAAATGAACTTAGAAAAAAAATAAATGCAGTTTCTCAAAGTTCAGCTATATTTAAAAAAATAGGAAAATTTATTGAAAATAATTGGGAAAGCATTTGTTTTATGACAGCTACTGAGGTTGCAAAAAAGCTAAATATAAGCCAGGGAAGTGTATCAAGATTTTGTAGTGAACTTGGTTTCGTAGGATTTAATGAATTTGTAAAGATAATGCAGGAAATTCATCAAGAAGGTGCAATGACTGCACCAAAAAGACTTGAAAAAATAAAGAATGATGAATCAGGTTACAAAGAGATAATTGAATCAGAAAAAAATAATTTGAATATGATACCAGAAATAATGTTAAAAAATGATTTTAAAAATATTGTTGATAAAATTGTAAAAAGTAAAAAAGTGATACTTATCTCGGCAAGACTTTCTGCAACGCTTCTTCAAAGTTTTGAATATACTCTTTCTAAAATAAGAGATAATGTTGAAATTGTAATTCCTGGAAGTTCTGCTTGGAATAATATAGTTTTAAACAACCCTAAAGATACTTTTGTTTTTGTAATTTCTTTTCCACGATATCCAGCTTTATTGCTAAATAAATTAAAAGATATGAATGACTGTGGATATGAAATAGGACTTATGACAAATAGTATGGTGTGTCCACTAATTTCTTTTTCAAAGTATTATATAGAAGTTCCAATTTCTTATGGCAGCTTTTTTGATATATATACAACTGCAACAGTATTATTAAATTTTATAGTAATGGAAGCAGCAAAGAAAATTAAAAATCTTGAAAAGAGAATTAACGAATTAGAAAAATATGAACAAAAAGAAATAACCTATATTTCTTAG
- a CDS encoding M20 family metallo-hydrolase, which yields MKINGKRLENNIETLSLFGKDKEGGIYRSIGSSSDLEARKWLCEQFEKLGAEIRIDAMANIFATMKGKEDILPLAIGSHHDAVPNGGKYDGAMGVLLALEVMNTLCEEKIQLRHPYQAILFTAEEPNPFGISTMGSRSITGKIKYDLLKKSKNSENGMLLSTAIKNAGGNIDNLECDQMKKNQLSAFIECHIEQSRNLENNNLPLGVVSTITGIYREKITIKGEANHSGTTSMTNRKDALTASSELILNIESIAKDYQKTEIVSTVGNLNVYPNAANIIPDKVNLIMEIRTPDESYKNDFIKKIDNVIYDIENRRGVIIKREVNLNQSGVKMDSKIIEVLEKHVKTEQDKSIKLVSMAGHDAVHMTDITKVGMLFVRSKDGKSHCKEEYTKPQDIEKAGNTLINTLIELDKTLDI from the coding sequence ATGAAGATAAATGGTAAAAGATTAGAAAATAATATTGAAACATTATCTCTTTTTGGAAAAGATAAGGAAGGCGGAATTTATAGATCTATAGGAAGTAGTAGTGATTTAGAGGCAAGAAAATGGTTATGTGAGCAGTTTGAAAAATTAGGAGCAGAAATAAGAATTGATGCAATGGCTAATATATTTGCAACAATGAAAGGAAAAGAAGATATTTTGCCTTTAGCAATTGGTTCACATCATGATGCAGTCCCAAATGGAGGAAAATATGATGGAGCTATGGGTGTACTTTTAGCACTAGAAGTAATGAATACTTTATGTGAAGAAAAAATACAATTGAGACATCCATATCAAGCTATATTATTTACAGCAGAAGAGCCTAATCCATTTGGCATATCTACAATGGGAAGCAGGAGTATAACAGGAAAGATAAAATATGATTTACTTAAAAAGAGTAAAAACTCTGAAAATGGAATGCTTCTTTCAACTGCTATAAAAAATGCTGGAGGTAATATAGATAACTTAGAATGTGATCAGATGAAAAAAAATCAGCTTAGTGCATTTATAGAATGTCATATAGAGCAGAGTAGAAACTTAGAAAATAATAATCTTCCACTTGGAGTTGTTTCTACAATTACCGGAATTTATCGAGAAAAAATTACTATAAAAGGGGAAGCAAATCATTCTGGAACAACTTCAATGACAAATAGAAAAGATGCTCTTACAGCTTCATCAGAGCTTATATTAAATATAGAAAGTATAGCTAAAGATTATCAAAAAACAGAAATTGTTTCTACAGTTGGAAACTTAAATGTTTATCCTAATGCTGCAAATATAATTCCAGATAAGGTTAACTTAATTATGGAAATAAGGACTCCAGATGAATCATATAAAAATGATTTTATAAAGAAAATTGATAATGTTATATACGATATTGAAAATAGAAGAGGGGTAATTATAAAAAGAGAAGTTAATTTAAATCAAAGTGGAGTCAAAATGGATTCAAAAATAATTGAAGTCTTAGAAAAGCATGTAAAAACAGAACAAGATAAATCAATTAAGCTTGTTAGTATGGCAGGACATGATGCTGTACATATGACAGATATAACAAAGGTAGGAATGCTTTTTGTTAGAAGCAAGGATGGAAAAAGTCATTGCAAAGAAGAATATACAAAACCTCAAGATATAGAGAAAGCAGGCAATACATTAATAAATACTTTAATAGAATTAGATAAAACACTTGATATATAA
- a CDS encoding amidohydrolase — protein sequence MKIIIAKKIYSEEKILNNYGVVIENGVIEDILSEGEIKKKYSNEEIEYWTDTIMIPGTVNIHNHCFQSLLRGLAVGKPFLEWRDKALYKYSPILTPDDLYTGAVFAFSEMMKCGVTTVSDFFYVHNDGLESDEAIIRAAKDVGIRLVLARTMYDWDGAPKGYVETIDEAVSNTRLLAQKYNNSSDLMTTVLPAPHSLHAASIEMVKKGADLAKELGTKFHIHVAEEPFEVEDIKNKYGVRPVELLEKIGVLNSNMVAVHAVWLDENELNLFCKNKVNLAYCPSSNMFLADGVTNIKKMNSEKVMIGLGSDGACSNNRISVFEEMRMASILQKVDKLDALTIDSKDAFNYGTKNGGLILDLPIGEIKKGMRADFVGINLNDFSMQPMFDNDEQMIPNIVYSMQLTAIKKVVVNGNITVDEGILKTVSSEYVLDRVKKLMVKFQNC from the coding sequence ATGAAAATTATTATAGCGAAAAAAATATATAGTGAAGAAAAAATATTAAATAATTACGGTGTTGTTATAGAAAATGGTGTGATAGAAGATATTCTTTCTGAAGGTGAGATAAAGAAGAAGTATTCTAATGAGGAAATAGAATATTGGACTGACACAATAATGATACCAGGAACTGTAAATATTCACAATCATTGTTTTCAGAGTTTGCTTAGAGGACTTGCAGTAGGAAAGCCATTTTTGGAGTGGAGAGATAAAGCATTATATAAATATTCTCCAATATTAACACCAGATGATTTATATACAGGAGCTGTTTTTGCTTTTTCAGAAATGATGAAATGTGGTGTTACAACAGTATCAGATTTCTTCTATGTACATAATGATGGCTTAGAAAGTGATGAAGCAATTATAAGAGCAGCAAAAGATGTTGGAATCCGTTTAGTTTTAGCAAGGACTATGTATGATTGGGATGGAGCGCCAAAAGGATATGTAGAAACTATAGATGAGGCAGTAAGTAATACTAGATTATTAGCACAAAAATATAATAATTCATCTGATTTAATGACTACTGTTTTGCCAGCTCCACATAGTCTTCATGCAGCTAGTATAGAAATGGTAAAAAAAGGAGCAGATTTAGCAAAAGAACTTGGAACAAAATTTCATATTCATGTTGCAGAAGAGCCATTTGAAGTTGAGGATATAAAAAATAAATATGGGGTGAGACCTGTTGAACTATTAGAAAAAATAGGTGTACTTAATAGTAATATGGTAGCTGTCCATGCAGTATGGTTAGATGAAAATGAGCTGAATTTATTCTGCAAAAATAAAGTAAATTTAGCGTATTGTCCATCAAGCAATATGTTCTTAGCAGATGGAGTAACTAATATTAAAAAGATGAATTCTGAAAAAGTAATGATAGGTTTAGGCAGTGATGGAGCTTGTAGTAATAATAGAATAAGTGTATTTGAAGAAATGAGAATGGCTTCTATACTGCAAAAAGTAGATAAATTAGATGCATTAACAATTGATAGTAAAGACGCATTCAATTATGGTACTAAAAATGGAGGACTTATCTTAGATCTTCCAATTGGGGAAATAAAAAAGGGAATGAGAGCAGATTTTGTAGGAATTAATTTAAATGATTTTTCAATGCAGCCAATGTTTGATAATGATGAACAAATGATTCCGAATATTGTTTATTCAATGCAATTAACAGCTATAAAAAAAGTTGTTGTAAATGGAAATATAACTGTTGATGAAGGAATACTTAAGACAGTAAGCAGTGAATACGTACTTGATAGAGTAAAAAAACTTATGGTTAAGTTTCAAAATTGTTAA
- a CDS encoding transporter substrate-binding domain-containing protein encodes MKKKIITSLVVAVLSVLTLAGCGKTQTATTTQGTEKTLKVGTDATFQPFEYMENNEYKGFDIELVTELSKEMGYENVEFVNTDFKGLIPGLIANKFDLISSAMYITDERKESINFSDPYYPGGLSIMVKTENNDVKNLDDLKGKNVAVQVGTKSVEYLEKNCSDIKRVEVETNNEMFLQLESGKVDAVVTGRPAALVYAKASGKVKVLDYEVTKEMYGYGLRKDDEDMLKKVNKALEALKENGKYDEISEKYFGK; translated from the coding sequence ATGAAGAAGAAAATTATTACATCACTAGTAGTTGCAGTTTTATCGGTATTAACGCTTGCAGGATGTGGAAAAACACAAACAGCTACTACAACACAGGGAACAGAAAAAACATTGAAAGTCGGAACAGATGCAACATTTCAACCATTCGAGTATATGGAAAATAACGAATATAAAGGATTTGATATTGAACTTGTTACTGAGCTATCAAAAGAGATGGGTTATGAAAATGTAGAATTTGTAAATACAGATTTTAAAGGATTAATTCCGGGGCTTATAGCTAATAAATTTGATTTGATTTCATCTGCTATGTATATTACAGATGAAAGAAAAGAATCAATAAATTTCTCAGATCCATATTATCCAGGTGGTCTTAGCATTATGGTAAAAACAGAAAATAATGATGTTAAAAATTTAGATGATTTAAAAGGCAAGAATGTGGCTGTTCAGGTAGGAACTAAATCAGTTGAATATTTAGAAAAGAATTGTTCTGATATAAAAAGAGTTGAAGTAGAAACAAATAATGAGATGTTCCTTCAGCTTGAAAGTGGAAAAGTTGATGCTGTAGTAACAGGAAGACCAGCGGCTCTTGTGTATGCAAAAGCATCAGGTAAGGTTAAAGTGCTTGATTATGAAGTTACTAAGGAAATGTATGGATATGGTTTAAGAAAAGATGACGAGGATATGCTTAAGAAAGTTAATAAAGCACTTGAAGCATTAAAAGAAAATGGAAAATATGACGAAATATCTGAGAAATATTTTGGAAAATAA
- a CDS encoding amino acid ABC transporter permease: MDFLVVFEDNNLSFLLVGFIYTIIYTLLGFLLSITIGLLVAFGELSKKKIIKALASAYLSWFRSTPLLVQLVLIYYGFPILFNIQTEPWVCGIIALGMYSGAYVSQVVRGAIISIDKGQMEAGRSLGYSHNQTMLKIILPQALRRMIAPMTNELISLTKNSSLLSTITVAELFRKANTLIAKNFKTIEIYILVAVLYYLINNLFGIIGKMLECKLRTGEELQ; encoded by the coding sequence ATGGATTTTTTAGTCGTTTTTGAAGATAACAATTTATCTTTTTTATTAGTTGGGTTTATATATACTATTATTTATACATTATTAGGTTTTCTTTTAAGCATCACAATTGGGCTATTAGTTGCTTTTGGAGAATTATCTAAAAAGAAAATTATAAAAGCATTAGCAAGTGCATATTTATCATGGTTTAGATCAACACCACTACTTGTACAATTAGTATTAATATATTATGGTTTCCCAATTTTGTTTAATATACAGACAGAGCCTTGGGTATGCGGAATTATTGCTTTAGGAATGTATAGTGGAGCGTATGTTTCACAAGTAGTTAGAGGTGCAATTATTTCAATAGATAAAGGTCAGATGGAGGCAGGACGTTCTCTTGGATATTCACATAATCAGACTATGCTAAAAATAATATTGCCACAAGCTTTAAGAAGAATGATAGCACCAATGACAAATGAATTGATTTCACTTACAAAAAATTCATCTCTGTTATCTACAATTACAGTTGCAGAATTATTTAGAAAAGCAAATACTTTGATAGCTAAAAATTTCAAGACGATTGAAATATATATTTTGGTTGCAGTATTATATTATCTAATTAATAATTTATTTGGAATAATTGGAAAAATGTTAGAATGCAAACTTCGTACAGGGGAGGAATTGCAATGA
- a CDS encoding amino acid ABC transporter ATP-binding protein, with protein sequence MIEIKNLNKYYGAHHVLKEINLDVNEGEVVVIIGPSGSGKSTLLRSINYLETYQDGTIEIDGEFIGHTIKNGKSVPMEQKKLNKIRQNVGMVFQSFNLFAHKTIIENIMMAPMDLKGIKKNEAEKMAMDLLKKVGLSEKANVKPSSLSGGQKQRIAIARALAMQPKVMLFDEPTSALDPEMVGEVLKVMKSLAQTGMTMVIVTHEMNFAKSIANKVVVLEEGNIIEQGPPEQIFENPICERTSKFVNMVFTKDVIDE encoded by the coding sequence ATGATAGAAATTAAAAATTTAAATAAATATTATGGGGCACATCATGTTTTAAAAGAAATTAATTTAGATGTCAATGAAGGAGAAGTAGTTGTAATAATTGGACCATCAGGAAGTGGTAAAAGTACTTTATTAAGAAGTATTAATTATCTTGAAACTTATCAAGATGGAACGATTGAAATTGATGGTGAGTTTATAGGACACACTATAAAAAACGGAAAATCAGTGCCTATGGAACAGAAAAAATTGAATAAAATAAGACAGAATGTAGGAATGGTTTTTCAAAGTTTTAATTTATTTGCACATAAAACTATAATTGAAAATATTATGATGGCTCCTATGGATTTAAAAGGTATTAAGAAAAATGAAGCTGAAAAAATGGCAATGGATTTATTAAAAAAAGTTGGATTATCTGAAAAAGCAAATGTGAAACCTTCAAGTCTGTCAGGTGGACAAAAGCAGAGAATTGCAATTGCAAGAGCTTTAGCTATGCAGCCTAAGGTTATGTTATTTGATGAACCTACATCTGCATTAGATCCAGAAATGGTTGGAGAAGTATTAAAAGTAATGAAAAGTCTTGCACAAACGGGAATGACAATGGTTATTGTAACACATGAAATGAACTTTGCAAAAAGTATTGCCAATAAAGTTGTTGTATTAGAAGAGGGAAACATTATAGAACAGGGCCCACCAGAGCAAATTTTTGAAAATCCAATATGCGAAAGAACTAGCAAATTTGTTAATATGGTCTTTACAAAAGATGTTATAGATGAATAA
- a CDS encoding cytidylate kinase-like family protein, producing the protein MNNKIVVISRQFGSGGRAIGKKLAEKLNIKFYDLAIIGMFAERSHVDYDTALEIDEKKIKQKWYFFPEEVDSKYNLSRIPVNDKLFQIQKEIIFDLARKSSCVIIGRGADYMLRESKNMISVFVHADRETKVKSVMKHYNLEREEALKLMKKTDSQRSRYYNSYTEYKWGNVDNYDLMINRGKFGIDGSSEILLSAYNEL; encoded by the coding sequence ATGAATAATAAAATAGTTGTTATTAGTAGACAGTTTGGAAGCGGTGGAAGAGCTATTGGAAAGAAATTAGCTGAAAAATTAAATATTAAATTTTATGATCTTGCTATTATAGGAATGTTTGCAGAAAGAAGCCATGTTGATTATGATACTGCATTAGAGATAGATGAGAAAAAGATAAAACAAAAGTGGTACTTTTTTCCTGAAGAGGTGGATTCAAAATATAATTTATCTAGAATTCCAGTTAATGATAAGCTATTTCAAATACAAAAAGAAATTATATTTGATTTAGCAAGAAAAAGTTCATGTGTTATTATCGGCAGAGGTGCTGATTATATGTTACGCGAAAGTAAAAATATGATAAGTGTATTTGTACATGCTGATAGAGAAACAAAAGTTAAAAGTGTTATGAAACATTATAATCTTGAAAGAGAAGAAGCTTTAAAATTAATGAAAAAAACAGATTCTCAAAGAAGCCGCTATTATAATTCATATACAGAATATAAATGGGGTAATGTTGATAATTATGATTTAATGATTAATAGAGGGAAGTTTGGTATTGATGGTTCTTCTGAAATACTCTTATCAGCTTATAATGAGCTATAA